From the genome of Athalia rosae chromosome 3, iyAthRosa1.1, whole genome shotgun sequence:
atcataCATACGTTGAACATAATATGACACATACATACCACAGATTACACTCAGTCGCGCATATTCTGCTTGATAATCAAattcatgtatgtacgtactcgcATATCTCTATCTACTACGTTGGTCTGTAGATATCCAGACACGGCATATCTACTTGTAATACACGATCCTCTCATTGTTTGTTATAGATGATAATTACACTGTGTTAACCCATGTTTTTCAGTACgttaaatataatgaaaagtttgtctccaacttttttttcaggcaTTAAGGAGGAAAATCCTAAATCAATCGTTACTGCAAAAAACAACTTCACTGCTATAGAAAATGATAGTCTCACTGGAGCACTTGGAACTACCCCATCGCTTCCAATTTCTACAGAATCTCAACCATCAACTTCTAAATCGGCGCCAACGACGACCACAACAACATCAAGTCCCCCAACATCGATAAAACCACCATCTCCACCAACACCAGTGCCGCCtccagaaacaaaaaaatggatagTTAATGGGACCACAGACACTTGCATTATAGTTCAAATGGCTCTCCAATTCAATGTATCATACATCACGAAAGAAAACCAAGTAGGCAATCGCTATATTACCAATTTCATTGAATCAAATATCCCATGCACATGTATTGCATTGCAAAACTGCTAAATGCAGACGCAAGTCTAAGAGTTCCTGATTGAATGCGAACCTAATTTCATTCAAGATTTTTGTCGCGTTTGTGATAGAGCAGAATAATAAGCCTTACAATTATGTTTCAATCAGACGTTGAACAAGGTAATGGATCTACCTGCCAATTCTTCTGTTAACGGTGCGTGCGGTTCTCCAACGGATATGGAACAAAATATTACTCTGTCGTGGCACTCGGATAGCGCAAAAAACTTGCCCAATAATCTAACGCTCCATTTTGTCAAGAACATCACTAAACATCAGTTTACTCTTCACCTTTTGGAAGTATCTTTTGCACACGAAGAATTCCCTGACATCACGAGCAGTGAGTATTTTGCATTATAGcacaacaattttttcatatttttaagtTTTCGAGAATCCAAAGTGAGTGCATGactattgattgaaaaatcttaaaacaaggaaaaagaaactaagttagttcgattattttcataatattcGTTCTCTGATTTACAGATTTAACAACGCTTGTACACAAAAGCGATCAGTTTACAACTGGACTCAACAACTCGTATCGTTGCCTAAAGATCCAAGCTTTGAACCTGACAAGTTCAGATAACCAAACTTACGGCCAAATCAAAGTATCGGATCTCCAATTCCAAGCTTTTCACCTCGACCATACTATCAGTTTTGGCTATGGTAATCcaaataaaaatgtacaagTGACTTAGTAGTTTCATATACTCATGTCAGTAATGCAATCTATTTACAGCTGAAGACTGTGCCTTTGACACACCTGACATTGTCCCCATCGCAGTAGGATGTGCTCTGGCGGTTTTAGTGATTGTGATATTAGCTGCATACCTAGTGGGACGTAGGCGAAGCCAAGCTAAGGGTTATCGCAGCATGTAATCTCGCAGGGATCGCTTTCCTGTCTATAAAACAACAATGATGCTATTACCGTCGTTGTAAATAATCTTATTATcactactactattattattgttgttaccatcatcattattattactgctaCTGCTTCTGCtactatcattatcattattgtcatATCTTAAACTCGATCATCAGTCTTCGATGCCATTGAGTTCTAGTACTTACAGATTACTGATATATTGCACTTATCGATTACAAACATATGTTACCTTCGCAATATTTTCTCCATGTAAGTCTCCATTGGTGAGTAGTTCATTGTAGATGAGACACTTTTCTGACCTTTCTTACGTTATATGCATACAGAAGTGCGTATCTAGATTCCACAGTGAGCGCTCGAAATAAgagttttgaaataaaagttaTACAAAGCTATATTGGGGTGAAGATTTTGTCTAACAATTTAATGAactgaaaattgatgaatttctgACGCGAAACAACCTTGTATTGGAGCATGTTAAGGCACCATTGAATTAGGGATGAATACGATGTTTCATGTGAAGACTGATAACGGACAAAATTGTAACGTAATTTAGATGTGATAAAAACAAGTTGGTGGTtattataaaatgtatatagTATAGTTGAAAAGATTCaccatttacttattttttaaattcaaggAATATAAAGCTCAGCCAATCGGAAACTTGGATACGtgtcaataaaaattacaagataTTACACTTGtttcaaccattttcaatGTCATTGCCCCGCTAACGTTTCCCAAGTTCCTGCCGATCACGTAATAACAGGCCTTTTTCTATAATGAAGCACGACGAAATCAATCTTAGGTGACTGTACAGACCTGTTAAACTCATCTTTGCTGTAAGCTGATCGTtggtaacgtacgtacgtactacatgtgtataggtataatggtATTTATTAGCGCCATAAGGTTAACCAAATCTGAAACGATTAAGGCGGTATCTATAGGCCACTGGACACTTGTCATTtgatgtttaatttttcattcagacgAATCCTTCGTTCGGGGACTGGAACAAGATGTATACACATGTAATCATTGGATCTATACCGTATCAGTCGAGACTATACTGCCACGGGGGACTATTCCCAAGTGAGCAGTCGTCGCTCACATCCGTCTCATTCACAGATAGATCTAGTGCAGTAGTAACCGGCCCCGCTTAACAATAAGTTTGTCGGCTTGTGCTTGTTCGTGCTGCCGGTCTCGAAAATTGGTAATCTTCAGCGAATCTATTCTCATAGTTACATGGTGATtggccaaaaaaaattcccttgAAAGTACCTTAACCTTGAGACTGAAGGCTGCGCGAGCCAGGTAAAGGAGCAAAAGTGGTATTTACCGCACCCGCTGCACATTTCATCTTCACGTGTGTTAATTGAAGGTGTTGAAAGTGATCAGTCCACCGCGTTCTATCACCGTCGTCGAATCCAGGTTCGTCGGAACGGTGTAATTCAAATTCCGTGATATTGTTGCATTCACTCGCAGAAACGGCAAAATAATAACATAATTTATGACAATGTCAACGCTCAATATACAAGACATCATCGGAAGGTTAAACTGCAAGTTGGTTGTTGCAGTGCCGCAGTTCAATTTATCCAGAACTCAAAAGGTGTGGCAAGTTTCTCACGGTTGCATACTTTTGAGTCTCAATTCAGTACTAGAGGTTTTGAGTTAGAATTTTGAACGTATGATAGATATAAACTTCCATTCTATTACGGCTCTTACAGATTGTGATCGCCTGCCTGACAAGTGGAATGCTACTGCTAAGTGGACTAGCGCAATTCCTAAAGCGGCGCCGGAGGCATTCAGCATCTTTTGCCAGAAGATATCACCGGGAAACCAGGCACAAATACATCAACGGCAAGGCTTCAAATTTGGGTAAAATTTTGTCAACTTTTTCATAATAAGCGCTCACAACcagttatattcagttttaCATAACGGGGCCTTCCCTCCATGGACACATGCAGGCTAATCCTGCCTCACAGTGAATTCCATGTCATTATGTCTCAACACCAgttgatgaaatattcaatgcTATCCATTTGGACAAAGATGCTGTATCCCAAGTGTCTTGGGCAAGGAGAAGTGAGGCGAGTACTCGAAGTCATGTGAGCGATCGAGCTTCTCTGATATCTTCTGTCCCTGGAGGTCCTAGAGCCGATGTCAACCTTACTCCGCAACAATATGGAGTATTAGGTGAGTGGAATTTGGtcacatatttttcaattatgttGGTTCGTTTTGACACATTGTCCCAAATTACACGCTTGCGATATGTCTTTACAATGTATACTTACAAGCAATCCTAATTGTAATTGCTCGGTGGTGCAAGAAATTCCAATGCctgattatttcaaaaattaatttagacTTTGCCTTGAAAGAGTATCtccaattttataataataaagcaAGGGCAGTAGTTTTCACTGCACGGAGGAGGTATAACTATGCGGGATATCCGGTAATCTACAGAGGGTCATAGGTGGTCTTGAACTCTCAGGAACAGTGCTTTATTTTAAACGAGATTCAAGTCGTTGATCTAAAAAACTTTACTATGATGAAACGAATATTCCCAAAAAATTGTCCCTGATTCTCTAAATGCTGAGGTGGATGCATGGTGCACAGCAAAGAGATGTGGTCACTTTAGCTTTTGTCTTAGCAATGCGTGCACGAACGGTAATCCATTAGTAGACGTATAcattatgtaattattatatttacacggTAATGTACAATACAGCAAATAAGCCGGGAATGATTGATCTAGTAGAAATAGCAATTTTAAAGTTTTGAAGTCTAGAAGCATCAATGCTTTTGTTGTTACTATAACTGTACTATAATTATCTCCATCGTCGTTACCATCATTGACATCGTCGGTaacaataatttctttttaccggaattatttttgcaatCAGTAATATCGAGGTATCAAGCTCAACAATATTTCGCTTGAATTAGAATGTACAGTATCTGTATTTGAAGCAATGCATGCTATACAAGAAGAATCCTAATTTTAATATGTATTGAACAAGTattaaaacaataaattaCATTTTGACATTCTAGCTATAGGCTTAGTAGCTAAATAAGATGAGCAATGAAGGAAACAAGGGGTAAAAACGTAACAAGTGCACTCACTACTTATTAGGTGTGGAATATCGCGGGCATTATCATTCTTTGGGAAGTCACGTCCCGTTCTTATAAACCTTAGCTCATAGTTAGAAAGTTGTAAAATTATACGGCCATctcaaaaatatattatagcTGCGTTCATATGAATTATTCGTCCTTGTTTGTGTTACTTTGGAAGAGTGGAGTAGGAGGAATGTATAATTCTTTGAATGTCAAAAGAGACATTTCAGACCCGTCGTTCTTCCTCGAAACCACCCCAAGAGCTTATCTACCTAGGAAATCCGTTGGACTGAAGTTGCTTGTACTCGGTAGTCCATGAGGCTGGCTCGCAATACTTACGAAATAATACTACCTCAGCACTATTCAAAATTCGATATACACTCATGTACACATATCTACACAGtatagtaatgataattatagtaTGAGTAGGTATGTGTGTGTCTGTTGCATATCgaaataatcttttttttttcttttttcttttttcttttcccttctcgTAAAGGCAAGCATGTATGTCAGCACCGAGAAATCACGTGCCGCGACGGCGCTCCTCCCAACGTAGCCAAGAAATTAAGTTTGTTTCACGAGTCGAAAGGAATTCTTTCTCGACTGTTTCTCCGTTATTTCATATCCGATGTTTGTATTttgcaattgattttcattccaaACTTTCTCTACCATTTGACGACGGACCCTAGCCGTCTGTTATATTTCCGTCGAGTAAAGTTGCGGTGACATAATTTATCCGTTCTGAAACGATCAGTGacataatataggtatagctaCCTTATAGAGCTGTGAACTATTGCGTTAACGATTATTCAGTGGTAATTGATCAAAGTATCGCGCGACTATCATGTCGCGCAGTTTAGGGAACGGTGATCGCTCAGGGCGACGAGAACGATTCCGGCAATGACCAGGGCCATACGATGGGCGACTGGGGCGTCGCGAGCCGTGGACCGTCCAGCTTCGACGTCGAGTTTATTTTTTAGGGAAAGAGGGCTCCCGTCGTCCGCCTGCATTCCCCCCGAGAGATCGGTCGTCTTTCCGGGTGGAACGATCAGGTTGACGTCGAGGTGGTTCGGATCGTTGTCGTCGCGATTCCCTGCGTACCCGGATCGTCCCCGCGCAACGGTCGTCGCCGGCtccgtagtcgtcgtcgtcgtcgtcgtcgtcgtcgtcgtagtggTCGTCGTAGTGGGGACTAACGTTAGATTCCCCGTGTAGTATACAGGCCCGAACTCGGGCTCGACGTAAACGATGTTTTTCTCGCGACGAGCACCACTTATCGATCTCGATAACTTGGTCCCATCCTCGTAACGCGATACGAGCTGGGCCGTGTAAGGTACTTCCAGGTCGGTGTAGTTCGCCCGAACGGTTACGTTCACCGCCGTTCCCGGCTCCAGGTAGACCTCGaccctggaaaaaaaaaaattaccgcgaCCGTTGAATCTGTGAAGCGAACCTCGTTCGATACAGATATATGCGTCTCCAATCACTCGGCGATCGAAcgcgttatttatttcatcggtGATTTTGCGTCGATCGACTCACGTGTGCACGTTGTCTCGATATTCGTTCTCCTCGGTGCCCCACGCAATGGGCGTTAGTTTGGTGCCGTTCGCCAGAACGATACTAGTTTTCAGGCCAATAAGTATCGCGTGTCCCTGTCCCCAGTACACCGAATAGTTGGACGAGTAGGCGAACGCCTTGGCGATCTTTGCCGGTTCCGCACCATCGTTCCTCAGGTGCGCTTCACCCAGTATCTGCGGCACACGCTTTATCACTCGCTTCCTCCAGTGATTGAACTTGACCCCTTTCATTTCGTAAGATATCGGCTCCCATTCGACGAGCACTTCGCCCGAATCGGCGGATTCCTCAACGCCATTCTGTAACAAcgaaatacgtatacacgaggCACAGTTATAAGTAAGCGCTTAACCCGCGCACCCGCCCCACTGtacctcattgtcagtttgaCGTACTCACCTCCTTGACGTAAGTGATGCTGCCGAGTTTGTCCTTGGGATCGTACTTGCCGATGTAGTGGGTGAATCCCACCGTTCGTCCAGAGGCGTTATTTTGATCGTTGAGCGACTCGTGTCTCGCCACGAATGTGTCGCCGATTGCGATTCCACCCTCCGGTGGCTGGACGTATTTGTCCCAGTGAACCCAGGTCAGCCGCGCCGCATTTTCGACGTTTTGAAGCAGGTCGTACCGCTCGTAGGAGTGAACGTTACCGAGAAGGGACACCACGCAACGCTTCTCACCTTCCACCTGACCACCGGATACCCAAATCCCATTGTGGATCGCCCGGCATACGAATATCGGTCTCGAGTCGCCTCTGTTCTGCCCTCCGGCTCCGGGAGGATCTTCTGTTGCATAATTTCCCCGGTCAAATCAATTTAGTATAATGCTCGACGAaaggttcgttcgttcgagaACTGCATAACGAGTTTGACACCGTGCATATGCGTATCACGGGATTAAATCTGACTGCGCGCTCTAATATTTAAGCTCCTGACTTCGACGGAAACACGTGCTTTAACTAACTGAATCGATAGCTTGGATCTGTATATAAATCTGTGAGGAATTTTAAGAGGAAttcaatccttttttttttttattttacagcgtTTATTGAACGTTCAAACAGGACTACGATTATgaaatcacgaaaaaaaaataaataaataaataaaataattttgtggCACTTGTCATGTTGGAATTGGGAGCTCGAAGTTgagggtaaattttttttccgccgtaATTGAGAAACCATTTCGGACGCGTTGGTGAGATATTCAAAGAATCACACCCTTCGTGGACCACTTCGACATACCTACCCGTTCGGTAAATATTCACGATGGCATCGTAACGCGTTAAGTAATTAAACTACAAACCTTCGGTTCTCGGGACAAACTTGAATCCACCGATGACGAGGTCGTTGTCACGTTCAGCCCGCACCTGTGCGTGGTTCAACCATTTGAGGGTGCTCGAGGTAACGAGCTGCTCTAACGGAGATAGAATGCGAACGCTGTCGTCGGCGACGGTGATCGTCGCGAAAAAAAGCAGCGGTACCAGAGCTAACGTCGCCACTCCCACCGGTCGACGGACACTTCCGTTTGCGATGATCATCTAAACGTCATCAcgttggaaaaacaaaaatactttAATACCCGCATCTCTCTGTCTTATCCTTAATACATTTCGCATCTGATATACTGTACGAACAGCGTATGGGCCAGGGACTAATACAGTTCGTTGTATTATCGTTTCTCCGTACCGCTGTGCCTATCAAGTATACATGCGACAGttaataggtatataattgtCTTTACAATGTCGATATGCATTCGTAAAACTACCGCGCACGTTATACGAATTCGGAGGCAAGAGCGGCGCGGGCTGCCTATCGATTCTCTATGGTCCCTCGGCGCAACGTGGTAGTCGCGGAGTTGGGGGGCACGCGGGTCATGGCGTTACCATGATAACGCCCCCCCTGCCTTGCGAATAAGTTGAACGCGTCTTGTCCGGCATCAAGCGAGCGTGGTGTTACCAGCTGCTCGAATGATACCGAACCGGCGTGTGCATTTCGATTTAGAAGAACGGGACACTCCGTCCGAAGGTCCTCCGTCGGATCGGCGTTTCTTTGCAAAATTTTACGCAGTTGATTTTAGCAACTTGATTTTAATCGCAGGCGATGATCCAGCGTAGACACGCTGCACTCGTTGTTTACGCTGGACAGggtattgataaaaaaaaatcatcgcgcaCGCAGCGTACAGGTGGGACTGCGACCACTCGTCACGGGTCGCCGCGTTCAAAATATTGCTTTTTTCAATCCGACGATTCTCCCATGTTTATGTCGTTGGCATGTCATCGTTTCATCTATAAAACACGAACACGCACGCAGacacatacacacacccaGTTGTGATACCTAATGTAATAAGAACACGTACGTCGACAAAAATATCATCGGCTTATATTATCGCGAGTAGGCATAATATGACCTTAACTCGCCGTTGTCGAGTGCCGCGTATGGTATAAGTGTGACGTACCCTAATAGGGTTGCTGTGTGCAACCGGCACCCAACACCCGttttttcttataaaaataatacatcaTGCCGAGTTATTGAGTTTCGCTGGGGGGTGTGGCGGGAAACGAACTACGTCTTAATTAAATTTCGTATTACAAACACGTTGATTACCGCGAGCGAATAATTTccgtgcgtatacgtatgtatagtaatTGGAAATAGGCAAGGTAGAGTAGGTACGATCGGACCGTTCTATGGGAAATTATGGGGCAAGCGAATGTATTTTCGATCGAGTCATCCACTTTATCTGGTGGTACAATCATCCTCGCTCCCACTCAGTTTTGTAATCATCGAATCGCGGTGAGCCCACGTCATCTCGCAATTCTGGGAAATCAGATGTACAATCAGCCCGTTGCGTTTCTTCGTCACGTCCCTAGTACCGCTGTATTTAAATGAGAGTATAATCGGCGCGAGAAATATTCGCCGGTGTCCGAATCAAATTTCATCCAATTATTGCGAACGTCGGTAATTATTTGGAAGTGCAGCGGGAGTCCCGAGACCGAACCGgttccaaaaatttctttaCCCGATGGAGACTATTTTCTATAGGGTAGAATCAGATTTTTCGAAGTGGGTAAGACACTTGTTCGTAGGTTCTTTGACGGAAGgcacattttttaaattacaacaaaaaaaaaaaacaacaacaacaacaacaacagctaTATCAGCTAATTCGTGTAAGCGGTCCGCACGGATGGGGGGAACTACGCGTGAACGGTAACTCCGTGCTATATCctgtaatattataatttcggCGACCATATATTCAGGTATATTTCCACGTGCATCGCGTCCCAACTGCTCGATATTTTGCACGTATGACTTTCCCGCcaccgcccccctccccccacccaccGCCTTGAACTTCACGATCATCTACCCCGTTAGAATAAGGGGTTATTCGTTATATCGATTATGCATCATGTGTGGCAAGTtctgatgagaaaaatatgtcTCCCCCGCCTCGAAATTACTATTTGAGTTATCGGAGATCACCCTGAATACCTTTGAGGAATTTTGAATCGAGTTTGGTCCGGAGCCCCATTTCCAAATAATTACCCGAGCGTCCAATGGACAAAGTACAACACGCCGCTTCCTTCTTTCGCCGTCTTAGCGGCCCTCTTGAATCATTCTCCGCAAATTCATCGTATAACGCCTTTTTCATCGACTGTGTATCAGACCGATTGATCGAGGGAGGTTTCGCGTTTATTCATTACACCCGTGTATAACATGCGGCAATTCCGGCACGACACACGATCGAACGCAACCCCTCCTCCCTACTCGAGTCAGATGCCCCGAACACTTTCAGAATTCAGGAATCGGAAGCCCTCATTACAGAGTCACGGGACATGTCATCTCAAGGGCAAGGACGAAGCCTGCAGCCGGACTCTCGCTAATCGGGTCAGAGGACAAGAGGCGTGCCGCACTCCGCCTGCGCCCTCGTTACGCGGGTACACGTTCTCTGCACGTAATATATTAGGCGGTAGGTAC
Proteins encoded in this window:
- the LOC105689875 gene encoding lysosome-associated membrane glycoprotein 1, yielding MFNSVLLLLCSVAILVSGIKEENPKSIVTAKNNFTAIENDSLTGALGTTPSLPISTESQPSTSKSAPTTTTTTSSPPTSIKPPSPPTPVPPPETKKWIVNGTTDTCIIVQMALQFNVSYITKENQTLNKVMDLPANSSVNGACGSPTDMEQNITLSWHSDSAKNLPNNLTLHFVKNITKHQFTLHLLEVSFAHEEFPDITSNLTTLVHKSDQFTTGLNNSYRCLKIQALNLTSSDNQTYGQIKVSDLQFQAFHLDHTISFGYAEDCAFDTPDIVPIAVGCALAVLVIVILAAYLVGRRRSQAKGYRSM
- the LOC105689862 gene encoding protein unzipped isoform X2, translating into MYSYEVPPLLLLFDFNYVRRPRFDRTLTVPYVFSVAGVGSALLRRKAQRYGETIIQRTVLVPGPYAMIIANGSVRRPVGVATLALVPLLFFATITVADDSVRILSPLEQLVTSSTLKWLNHAQVRAERDNDLVIGGFKFVPRTEEDPPGAGGQNRGDSRPIFVCRAIHNGIWVSGGQVEGEKRCVVSLLGNVHSYERYDLLQNVENAARLTWVHWDKYVQPPEGGIAIGDTFVARHESLNDQNNASGRTVGFTHYIGKYDPKDKLGSITYVKENGVEESADSGEVLVEWEPISYEMKGVKFNHWRKRVIKRVPQILGEAHLRNDGAEPAKIAKAFAYSSNYSVYWGQGHAILIGLKTSIVLANGTKLTPIAWGTEENEYRDNVHTVEVYLEPGTAVNVTVRANYTDLEVPYTAQLVSRYEDGTKLSRSISGARREKNIVYVEPEFGPVYYTGNLTLVPTTTTTTTTTTTTTTTTTEPATTVARGRSGYAGNRDDNDPNHLDVNLIVPPGKTTDLSGGMQADDGSPLSLKNKLDVEAGRSTARDAPVAHRMALVIAGIVLVALSDHRSLNCAT
- the LOC105689862 gene encoding protein unzipped isoform X3; this translates as MIIANGSVRRPVGVATLALVPLLFFATITVADDSVRILSPLEQLVTSSTLKWLNHAQVRAERDNDLVIGGFKFVPRTEEDPPGAGGQNRGDSRPIFVCRAIHNGIWVSGGQVEGEKRCVVSLLGNVHSYERYDLLQNVENAARLTWVHWDKYVQPPEGGIAIGDTFVARHESLNDQNNASGRTVGFTHYIGKYDPKDKLGSITYVKENGVEESADSGEVLVEWEPISYEMKGVKFNHWRKRVIKRVPQILGEAHLRNDGAEPAKIAKAFAYSSNYSVYWGQGHAILIGLKTSIVLANGTKLTPIAWGTEENEYRDNVHTVEVYLEPGTAVNVTVRANYTDLEVPYTAQLVSRYEDGTKLSRSISGARREKNIVYVEPEFGPVYYTGNLTLVPTTTTTTTTTTTTTTTTTEPATTVARGRSGYAGNRDDNDPNHLDVNLIVPPGKTTDLSGGMQADDGSPLSLKNKLDVEAGRSTARDAPVAHRMALVIAGIVLVALSDHRSLNCAT
- the LOC105689862 gene encoding protein unzipped isoform X1, coding for MRNMIIANGSVRRPVGVATLALVPLLFFATITVADDSVRILSPLEQLVTSSTLKWLNHAQVRAERDNDLVIGGFKFVPRTEEDPPGAGGQNRGDSRPIFVCRAIHNGIWVSGGQVEGEKRCVVSLLGNVHSYERYDLLQNVENAARLTWVHWDKYVQPPEGGIAIGDTFVARHESLNDQNNASGRTVGFTHYIGKYDPKDKLGSITYVKENGVEESADSGEVLVEWEPISYEMKGVKFNHWRKRVIKRVPQILGEAHLRNDGAEPAKIAKAFAYSSNYSVYWGQGHAILIGLKTSIVLANGTKLTPIAWGTEENEYRDNVHTVEVYLEPGTAVNVTVRANYTDLEVPYTAQLVSRYEDGTKLSRSISGARREKNIVYVEPEFGPVYYTGNLTLVPTTTTTTTTTTTTTTTTTEPATTVARGRSGYAGNRDDNDPNHLDVNLIVPPGKTTDLSGGMQADDGSPLSLKNKLDVEAGRSTARDAPVAHRMALVIAGIVLVALSDHRSLNCAT